The bacterium DNA window TTTATCAGGTATTAGATGAAGATATTATAAGTAATACAACTACAAAATTACCGCAGCCTTTTTGTGAAGATTTGAAGGAAATTCAAGCTCTAACAAATTCGGATGAGCAACTCGAAGCGCTCTCGACCCTTTTATACATCTCAAAATCTTTTCAATTGGTTACTAAAGAATTAGACAAAATAAAAAGTTACGCATTATCTCGTTTTAGTTCTGTAAAACCCTTTATATCAAACGATGTTAGAGATGAAGCTTGGAGCATAATCGAAAATAAAAAAATGCTATAATTGTGGATGAGCTAAAACTCACACACCGTATATTGGACAATCTATACGGTTTAATATATCTATCCGATCTTGAAATTGAGCTAATAAATACCCCCCAGTTTCAAAGACTAAGGAAAATCAAACAACTTGGAGTCGCCGATTTAGTCTTCCCGGGTTCCCAGCACACGCGCTTTAGCCATTCATTAGGTGTTTTAGAAGTGACCGAGAAGGTATTTAAAAACATTAGGAGAAACTTGCCAGATGGTTATTCTGAGGATGATCTCGAATATGACAGAAAAAAACTCAGGATAGCTGCTTTATTGCATGATATTGGCCACTATCCTCTTTCCCACACTTTAGAATCCGCTTATCAAAAATATACTTATTACGAAACTAAATATCCAAAAAATGGAATATTAAAACAAGAAAATGCGTTAACCTTAACGAAAAAAGACCTTCATCACGAGTATATTGGCAAACACATTATTGAAAATTGCACAAACATCAAGAGTATTTTAAAGAAAGAGTTTTCAGAGCAAGATATCGAAGATATTTCAAACACTATTATTGGTGATTTGATACATGAAAGGCCTTTTTATGCTCATATTTTACATTCGGACCTAGATGTCGATACATTAGATTATTGCCTTCGGGATTCCGACGGAACGGGCATAGCCTACGGGAAATATGATATTAATTATCTTTTGGATAATGTTGTCCTACACTCGATAAATGATAAATTTGTTATTTGTTTTAAGGAAAAAGCGATACACACTATCGAACATTTTTTACTCGCTAAACACTTCTATTACCTTCAAATACTATACCATCCCAAAAGATTATTCTTTGAGGAAACCGCAACCCGATTCGCCATAGAAGCGATAAAAATCGGATGGTTACCGTCTCCAAAATCTTACAGAGACAAAATTATTGAAATAGAAGGTACATTTTATAATGATAATTATTTCTGGGACTTATGCTCAAAAGCATATAAAAATAAAACAATAAAGGACAATAAACCAACACCAGCGATGCATATCTATTCAAGAATTCTCTTTGAAAGACTCGCACCTAAAAATTGTTTAAAAATCGAAAAAATGAAAGAAATAAATGAAACGGATCGCGATCCTAATAACATTTGGAAAAAACTTAAAGAAAGCGTTTTAGAAAAAAGAGTTATAGAAAGAGAATTTACTTTTCTTGATTATAAATTTAAATTCGACAAGATAACAAATGACACTTTTGGAAGGTTTTATAATTATTTCAATATTACAAAAACAACCCAGGAATACCGTAATTCGTTAGAAAAAAGACAAAGTAAGGTTCAAAATAACGAATTCCTTATTCAATCACGTGATTCGATCAAGATAATCGACGAAAAAGGAAATATAGACTTTTTATCGAATAATAAAGACTCTTTGGCTTATATTTTAGCAAAAAATAAAATCGGTATTTATTTGGATTTTGGTGATTAACCTCCCTCCCAATCTAAAAATCACATAGCTTGAATTTTTCCTCGATATACTTAATATTATTAATAGATACTACAATTAGGAGGTTTTTATGAAGATCGCACTTATTATAATCGCATTCTGCGCTTTTGCTTTCGCACAAGCTATCCCTTTTTCAACTCAGACCTTCGAATTATCCAAAGACACGGGAACTCAACCCAAACCTTTTGTTGAAAAACAACAAATCGATCCCGCCGAGACCGAAGCATGGGGAATGATTAACGAAGCGATTTTTGAGACAGGTAAAACGACGACCATGCCTATATCCTCCGAAAATCTGGAGGAACCCGCAAAAAAGGAGGGAAATGGCACCGGCGATGGCCAAGGCAATGGAAATCATCACGGCCAACGAGGCCCTAAGAAGCGACCAAAGGGTTGGGACAAGGGTGAAAAAAAGGGCTGGAATGGCTCTGATATTCCTCCGGGGCAAAGCAAAAAAAGTGGAAGCGGCAATTCCGGTGGCGGCAAGGGCAAAAGTAGGAATAAATAAACAAATCCTTACATTCTATATAACATATAACAAAGGCGCGCCGAGTTTCGGCGCGCCTTTGTTCTTTCCATCTCGATAAACTATTTGTTCACCGAAATTGTGCCGTTACATATAGCCTCACCATCTTGTTGAATTACATAAAGATATAATCCCGGACGGACAGAAATACCATTTCTGTCCTTGCCATCCCAGAAACGGTTGGTTACATCTGTCAACTCCTCTATCGGACCGATTGTAGAACTATAGACTAGAGTATTTCTAATATCGAATATAAAAAGCTCTGCTGAACCCGAAAACATGAGCGGATAATCGAACACTGCGGCATCATTGATACCGTCACCGTTTGTAGTTATAGGATTGGGATAGATATTACATGTAATCTTGGGTTCCATCACGAACCACCACGAGAAAGCGCTAAGATTGGATTCGCAAAGATCAGGATTATCACCAGCATATGCAGTAATTCTAACCGTATCGCCTGCAACAAACTCGACATCAGATGCCGCTGCATCGAAAGATAACCTACCCTCCTCGTAATTAAGCTCACTCAAGGATAACTCATAATGATTGCCATAAACATCCATGGCGAGTTCGCTTTCACGAATGCCCGCAAGGTTATCCTCTATATCGACCCATATAGGCGACCTACCATCGCGGATAAGATTTGCCGAAGCCGGGAAGTTATTGCTGAAAGTCGGTGGCTCGAGATCGACAAGCCAGTTATAGCTCAAGGTATCCCACATCGGGTTGCCAAGACTATCCTCCGCTAGAGTTAACATTACAGTAACAATCTGCTCATTCGCCCAGAAATCGACACCGGGCGCAAAGGTTATTTCG harbors:
- a CDS encoding HD domain-containing protein, which gives rise to MTEKVFKNIRRNLPDGYSEDDLEYDRKKLRIAALLHDIGHYPLSHTLESAYQKYTYYETKYPKNGILKQENALTLTKKDLHHEYIGKHIIENCTNIKSILKKEFSEQDIEDISNTIIGDLIHERPFYAHILHSDLDVDTLDYCLRDSDGTGIAYGKYDINYLLDNVVLHSINDKFVICFKEKAIHTIEHFLLAKHFYYLQILYHPKRLFFEETATRFAIEAIKIGWLPSPKSYRDKIIEIEGTFYNDNYFWDLCSKAYKNKTIKDNKPTPAMHIYSRILFERLAPKNCLKIEKMKEINETDRDPNNIWKKLKESVLEKRVIEREFTFLDYKFKFDKITNDTFGRFYNYFNITKTTQEYRNSLEKRQSKVQNNEFLIQSRDSIKIIDEKGNIDFLSNNKDSLAYILAKNKIGIYLDFGD